In Paraburkholderia phenazinium, the following are encoded in one genomic region:
- a CDS encoding LysR family transcriptional regulator, with product MDSLSDLGFFALVARQQSLTAAARELGVTTPSVSKRLAQVERRLGVRLLNRTTRRVSLTSEGELYLGNGSRILSELAELEQLVTKSRAEPTGLLRVNASFGFGRAQISPAISAFIERYPGMEIQLHLTDRPVSLQDQGFDLGIRFGEVPDARINARLLLKNRRLVCASPAYLKRRTVPLAPHDLTQHDCIVLRENESAYGTWHFSRGKKDETVKVSGPLSSNDGSTVLNWALDGRGIVVRSQWEIGEYLKRGKLVPLLEDWALPNADIYAVYLERHRLSAKLRTFIEFVGERLRATGL from the coding sequence ATGGACAGCCTTTCCGACCTCGGCTTTTTTGCGCTGGTGGCGCGCCAGCAGAGCCTCACGGCGGCCGCGCGCGAACTCGGCGTGACCACGCCGTCGGTGAGCAAACGGCTTGCTCAGGTCGAGCGGCGTCTCGGCGTGCGGCTCCTGAACCGCACTACCCGGCGCGTGAGCCTGACGAGCGAGGGCGAACTGTATCTGGGCAACGGCTCGCGCATTCTCTCGGAGCTGGCCGAGCTCGAGCAGCTCGTCACCAAGAGCCGCGCCGAGCCGACCGGCCTGTTGCGCGTGAACGCCTCGTTCGGTTTCGGACGCGCGCAGATCTCGCCGGCAATCTCGGCGTTCATCGAACGCTATCCGGGGATGGAGATTCAGCTACATCTGACGGACCGGCCGGTGAGCCTGCAGGACCAGGGCTTCGACCTGGGGATCCGCTTCGGCGAGGTGCCGGACGCGCGCATCAACGCGCGGCTGTTGCTGAAAAACCGGCGCCTCGTGTGCGCCTCGCCGGCGTATCTGAAGCGGCGCACCGTGCCGCTCGCGCCGCACGACCTGACCCAGCACGACTGCATCGTGCTGCGGGAGAACGAATCGGCCTACGGCACGTGGCATTTCTCGCGCGGCAAGAAGGACGAGACGGTGAAGGTGAGCGGTCCGTTGAGCAGCAACGACGGCAGCACGGTGCTGAACTGGGCGCTCGACGGCCGCGGCATCGTGGTGCGTTCGCAGTGGGAGATCGGCGAGTATCTGAAGCGCGGCAAGCTGGTGCCGCTGCTCGAAGACTGGGCGCTGCCGAACGCCGACATCTACGCGGTGTATCTGGAGCGGCACCGGCTGTCGGCGAAGCTGCGCACCTTTATCGAATTCGTCGGGGAGCGGCTGCGGGCCACGGGGTTATGA
- a CDS encoding alpha/beta fold hydrolase produces MFEDFSDVSTVIDGVKIHALRGGAGPALLLLHGHPQTSAIWHKVAPVLAQHFTVIAADLRGYGDSGKPAGSADHSNYSKRRMALDQVELMHSLGFTQFAVLAHDRGGRVAARMALDHPAVVTRLVTLDVAPTLAMYENTSFEFARAYWHWFFLVRPAPFPETLIRADPDLYLKQTIGARSAGLKPFTPEAYAEYLRCLSDPATAHGICEDYRASVTIDLEHDREDLAAGRKIACEFLALWGAEGVIEKCFDALAEWRPWAPQVQGGALPCGHYIAEEAPELLLAQALPFLRA; encoded by the coding sequence ATGTTTGAGGATTTCAGCGATGTGAGCACGGTCATCGACGGCGTGAAGATTCATGCGCTCCGCGGCGGCGCCGGACCCGCGCTGCTGCTGTTGCACGGCCATCCGCAGACCTCCGCGATCTGGCACAAGGTGGCGCCGGTGCTGGCGCAACACTTCACGGTGATCGCGGCGGACCTGCGCGGCTATGGCGACAGCGGCAAGCCGGCGGGCAGTGCGGACCACAGCAACTATTCGAAGCGGCGCATGGCGCTCGATCAGGTGGAGTTGATGCATTCGCTCGGCTTCACGCAGTTCGCGGTGCTGGCGCACGATCGCGGCGGCCGCGTCGCCGCACGCATGGCGCTCGATCATCCGGCTGTGGTGACGCGGCTCGTCACGCTCGACGTGGCGCCGACGCTGGCCATGTACGAGAACACCTCGTTCGAGTTTGCGCGTGCCTACTGGCACTGGTTCTTTCTGGTGCGGCCCGCGCCGTTTCCGGAGACATTGATTCGCGCCGACCCGGATCTGTATCTGAAGCAGACCATCGGCGCGCGCAGTGCCGGGCTCAAGCCGTTCACGCCGGAGGCCTACGCGGAGTACCTGCGCTGCCTGAGCGACCCGGCGACGGCGCACGGCATCTGCGAGGACTACCGTGCGAGCGTGACGATCGACCTCGAACACGATCGCGAGGACCTCGCCGCGGGTCGCAAGATCGCCTGCGAGTTTCTTGCCTTGTGGGGTGCCGAGGGCGTGATCGAGAAGTGCTTCGACGCGCTAGCCGAGTGGCGCCCGTGGGCGCCGCAGGTGCAGGGCGGGGCCTTGCCGTGCGGCCACTATATCGCGGAGGAGGCGCCCGAGTTACTGCTCGCGCAAGCCTTGCCGTTTCTGCGCGCCTGA